Sequence from the Fictibacillus arsenicus genome:
AGCTGGCTCGTTATGTTAAGCCAGCTTGTCTGTTTTACAAGTTGATTGGAGCGCAAGGTGCGAGACTCCTGCGGGAGCAGCGTGACAGGTGAGAATCCACAGGCTCAGAAGCTAGCTCACCTTACCCCTCGCGGAAATCAACCACTTCTAATACCAACAAAGAATAAAAAGAGAAAATTATTTTGAAGCAGTTTTCTTATTCATCCATTCAGGTTTATGGAATTGTTCAAACTCACTATTGATCACTTTTTTAAATTCTTCAGATTCAACAGCTGCTTTAAGATCTTTAGCCAACTTTGAATTCTTATCTTCTTCTAAAACAACGATTCGATTAATGATATCTTCTGGAAGCTTGTCCTTTACAATGGCGTCCTCTAAGTTTAAACCTGATGAGATCGCAAAGTTTCCATTGACCGCGGCTAAATCAACAGATTCCAATGTTCGGGGAGTTTGAGCCGCCTCTACTGGCTGAAATTTAAGCTTCTTCGGATTTTTTATGACGTCTTTTTCTGATACTCGCAGCGGATTTGCTTTACCGTCAATCTCAATTAATCCGTTATCTCTTAAAACCGTTAAACCGCGAGCTAGATTTGTTGGGTCATTTGCTAGTGCGACCGTGCTCCCAGGCTTGATTTCTTCGAGCGATTTAAATTTGTTGGAGTATATGCCGATAGGTGCTGTTGGAACCGTCACTACACTTGATAATTTCATATTATTTTCTTTTGAAAAAGCGTCCATATACACCTTATGCTGAAACAGATTTGCATCCAGCGAACCGCTTTTAAGTGATATATTCGGCTGTACATAGTCATTGAATTCCTTAACCTCGACTTTGTATCCCTTTTTCTCTAAATATGGCTTAACGCCTTTTTCAAGCATATCGCTATATGGAACGGTAGCTCCGAGTGTGATATCCTTCTTTTCCCCTTCTCCTGAAGCTCCACATCCAGCTAAAGCTATGATGGCTGTGAGCCCTATGATTAAACGAGTTATTTTTTTCATTCTTATCTCCACTCCTTTTCTATTGGTTAGTTTCCGCTAGAACTCTTCGATACTTTGCTGCTGGATGGTCACTTGGCAATAAGCTCTCTCCATGCGGAAATAATTTTTCCCTCAACGTTCCTTTGCTGTACTCTTTTTTATACAGTCCTCTTTCTTGAAGTACCGGTACGACCATTTCCACAAAAGC
This genomic interval carries:
- a CDS encoding MetQ/NlpA family ABC transporter substrate-binding protein, with protein sequence MKKITRLIIGLTAIIALAGCGASGEGEKKDITLGATVPYSDMLEKGVKPYLEKKGYKVEVKEFNDYVQPNISLKSGSLDANLFQHKVYMDAFSKENNMKLSSVVTVPTAPIGIYSNKFKSLEEIKPGSTVALANDPTNLARGLTVLRDNGLIEIDGKANPLRVSEKDVIKNPKKLKFQPVEAAQTPRTLESVDLAAVNGNFAISSGLNLEDAIVKDKLPEDIINRIVVLEEDKNSKLAKDLKAAVESEEFKKVINSEFEQFHKPEWMNKKTASK